CCACGCTCACCACGTTGAAGAAGGAAAACGGCGCCAGGTTGGTATTGCCGTCGCGATCCTGGGTCGAGACCCAGGCGATGGGGCGCGGGCAGATGGTGCCGCAGAACAGGCGATAGATGGCCCCGCTGCTCAGCGATGCCTCTTCCAGCAGATAGTCGCTCATGGCCAGCCCTTGTTGCAGTCGGTGAAGGCCTTCCATCCTACACCCGCCGAGGCATCGCTCAATGCGCCATCGCCAGCCCCGCCGCCTGAGCCGGCGGCAGCAACGCCAGCGTGGCTTTCATTTCACGCACCTCCTCGCCGGGCGGCCGGCCGAAGAAGCGCTTGAACTCGCGGCTGAACTGCGAAGGGCTCTCGTAGCCCACCCTGGCGGCGGCCGCCGCGGCGGGCAGGCCATCACGGATCATCAGCAGCCGGGCCTGGTGCAGCCGCGTCGACTTGATGTACTGCAGTGGCGATGTCTGCGTTACCGCCTTGAAATGCACGTGGAACACCGCCGTACTCATGCCGACTTCACTGGCCAAGCGCCCCACCTCCAGGGGCTCGGCGTAATCCGTATGAATACGCTGCAGCGCCTTGGCGATCCTGCCGAACTGCCCTTGATGCGCCAGCGCCGCGCGCACGCTTCCGCCCTGTTCGCCGACCAGTACGCGGTAGTAGATCTCCCGCATGATTGCGGGCGCCAGTACCTGGGCTTCGAGAGGTGAAGCCAACGCCTCGAGCAACCTGAGCGTGGCATTCGCCATGGGCGCACCGAGCGGCGTGGAGAGCATGCCCCGTGGAGGTGCTGTCGAACGTGAATCCGCCTGGTCCAGCAGGAAGACCAGCTCCGCCACCACGGTCATGTCCAATCGAATCGAAATGGCCAGCAGCGGCTCCTCGGGGCTTGCCTCGGTCTCCGATGCGAAAGGCAGCGGCACCGACAGCACGAGGTAGTGCAGGGCATCGTAGAGATACACCTCGTCGCCCAGATAGCCTCGCTTGCGCCCCTGGCACACGATCACGATGCTCGGCTCGTACAGCACCGGTGTGAGCTTCAGCGGACGATTCGAACGCAGGAAGCGCACCCCATCCAGCAAGGATTGGGTGTAGCCCTCATGCGGGGCGAGCCGATACAGCTGCTCGACCATCCGCTCATGGGGAAGGCTGACAGGCGGCCTTGATGTCATCGCGCAAGCCCCTTTTCTACTTCCTGATGAATTAATTTTTAGGCAACAATATCCAACATATCACTTCTCAAGGAAAGCCCACCCAATAGGATTAGGCAATATATCGATAGGAATGGATCTGTTGGCATTCCCGCCGCCTCCGTAGGCTTGTCACAACGACGCTCTTGTTCATTGGCTCGCTCATCCGAGCCCTGCGAGAGGTCGTCACAAGCCACCCCATACGGAGCCTATCCCATGAGCAAAGTGATTCTTCTCACCGGCGCCAGCAGTGGTATTGGCGAGGCTACCGCCCGCCTGCTGGCAAGCCATGGGCATCGACTGGTCATCGGCGCACGCCGCACCGAGCGGCTGGAAGCGCTGGCCCAGGCCATTCGCAACGAAGGCGGCAGCGTGGAGTATCGCGCGCTGGACGTCACCCGGCGCGAAGACGTGCAGGCCTTCGCCGATGCCGCACTGAAGCTTCATGGCCGCATCGACGTGATCGTCAATAACGCCGGCGTCATGCC
This portion of the Billgrantia sulfidoxydans genome encodes:
- a CDS encoding AraC family transcriptional regulator encodes the protein MTSRPPVSLPHERMVEQLYRLAPHEGYTQSLLDGVRFLRSNRPLKLTPVLYEPSIVIVCQGRKRGYLGDEVYLYDALHYLVLSVPLPFASETEASPEEPLLAISIRLDMTVVAELVFLLDQADSRSTAPPRGMLSTPLGAPMANATLRLLEALASPLEAQVLAPAIMREIYYRVLVGEQGGSVRAALAHQGQFGRIAKALQRIHTDYAEPLEVGRLASEVGMSTAVFHVHFKAVTQTSPLQYIKSTRLHQARLLMIRDGLPAAAAAARVGYESPSQFSREFKRFFGRPPGEEVREMKATLALLPPAQAAGLAMAH